TGCCTAAAATCTCGCATGTTGCGTGGGTTGAAAGGCTGTCAGAAAAATCCGGGCATGAGAGTTGGCGCGGAAATCGCACAGCGGAATCCATGCAGCGCAAATCCTTTTTTTAACGGAGACAGCATGCGAACCATTTCTATGGGTAGAACTCGTTTGAACGAGTCTCGAGTCAGGAACCTCTTAGGTCATGTGAGCTTATCTAGGTCCAAAAAATCGGCGCACGGTCGGAGAGGATTACTGGTTTCGTCGATATTAGCAACTGTGTTTATCACATCGATTATACCAGGATGTTCCGTAAACAAGGCCGAATTCGGATCAGAAGTAAAAGCATCTGAAGAGTCAATGGCGGTTTTTGGAGGATACGAAAGCGTAAAAGGTTCGGCTGAATTTAAGCAGGCTCTTGAGAATGTCATAAAGGCAAAAATTCAAGATAGAGACTCTGACGCAATGAGTATAAAGATCAATGATACCGTGTTTCCCGACTACGTCAGAACCTTGAAGAGTCAGACACGTATCCTGGGGCGAGATCCTAATAAAGACTTGCCGTCAAATTTTACGAGAAAAAAACTCCACAAATTAATTGAGAACGATCCAGTTAGTGCGATTGACTTTGAGTTAAACAGACAGATCTTGTTAGCACAGCTGGCGGCAGGTCAAGATAAGTCTAGGCTGCAGAAGGCTTTGAGTCAGTTTACGTACAAGCAGCATCTGCAAGCTGCTCGAGCTGGAGAACTGATAGTGGCGATGGGCGCCTTAGCGGCTGGCTCAGATAAGAAACGCGCTGAGCTCGGTCTTCTCGACTGGTCTAAAGCTATCGCAGCAGGATCGGAGTTCGCTACTGCACTACTTAAATTTTTTCCTACCGACAAGGATAGAGCAGAAGTCGATGAAAAAAAGGTAAAAACTGCGATAGCTGCGCTTGATGCCAGTATGAGAAATCTGTATCAACAAGCAGTTAATAATTGCATAATTGATTCAGGCGGTATCATGAACCCAGTCCAAAACTATAATGTTTGCAGCGGGAAGGCTGGGGCGAATTCATTGCCGCCGACTTTGCAGAGCACACGAGGCATGGCGACCCTGGATGACGTGGTCGGCCGTGAGTGCACTCATGGTATCGCGCGTGACTACGTTTCGTTTCCAGATGAAAAGCCTTGGCAAACTGAATGGGGGAGACACGAACCGCGTCATCGTGAAATGTTAGCAGCGAGTGGCATCAATATTCCAGATAATTTAGAGGCGACAAGTAAGGTCCCTCAATATGGTAATAGTACTAACGGATGTCAGGATTACACTTACTATTGCACGTGTTCTTTCGGTTGGGATTACAAAACTATCAGGAAGGCCGGAAATTTTCATGATTTTTGGTGGAAATTCGGCGACTCCGATGGTGGAGCGGCAAAAGGTTGTGGATGGCACTTTAGTAATTCGAATAAGGCGCCGGAAGCCACATCCAGTGGCGAAAAGCCGTGTGAGAGTCAGGCTGTTACTTTTCTGGCCAACCAAATAAAGGCAGGTAAATGAACGAATTCGGAAGAATTTGGAAAAAAATGATCTCAAAAGTAACTCTTGAATTGCCTATCATTTAAAACAAAAATTACTTTACCCCACGTCGATGATCCAAAAATCGAGTGGGGTATCATAATGTAGTTTATTTTACCACCAGTGATTTTCAAACCCATTAACCGTAAATCGCTCATCAACGGCCAAAGTTTGTCCTGTGATATAGGATGCGGCGGGTAGACAAAGAAACGCAACTACGCTGGCGACTTCTTCCGGTGTCCCGACTCTCCGTAGCGGAGTGCGCGTAATGTTCTTCTGATGGTCGATCTCGCTGGAAAGGACCGTCTCAGTCAGGGGCGTTTCGATAAACCATGGTGCGACGCAATTGACTCTGATGCTGTCGCGTGCCCAATCGGTAGATATGTTCTTGGTCATTTGAATCATCGCGGCTTTAGTCATGTCATAAGGTTTGCCAGTCTGGAGGGCGGAGAGTCCAGCAACAGACGAAATATGGACCATTGAGCTTTGCTTACTTTGTTTAAGGTAGAGCTGAGCTAGCCGACTAAGTTCAAAGGTACTCGTGAGATTGGTGGCGAAGATCTTCTCGATAAACGGCTCCGATAAAATGCCTCCGACACATCCAGGATATGAGTATTCAGACTAAAGCCTTGCGCATCAGCCTCATCGCCCAAACTCGCTAACTGATCCTACATCATCCCGGTCATGCCGCCCGGCGGACCGCAGGTGAATGAGTTTTGGTAGCAGCAAGTGTGGTATTGTATTTACAGGTAGTTGAGACAAAAATTTTGGGAGTATTCGACGTACTTTTTGGCGCGGCTAACTTCTCTGGGCGTTTATCAGTGACTTGGCCCAGGGATATGAGCCAAGTTCCCGTTAGTGCCGCTACGGATCCGCTCTTCCCCTAAGGTTTCGGTCTTAGTTACTGAGCAATGGGAGAGCAGCCTTAGTCGCGATCCTCTAATATCATCTTGTCGAATCCTAATGCTAAAGTTGAGCCGTCTTATTCTTTATGGGCTAATGGCTACTAGGCTCACTAAAGCGCGATCTCCTGCAATGCCTGCTGCCATGGCCACACTTCTACATTACCTATCTGGAGCTTTTCAGCCCCCTGATAAGCGATGATGGAACGATGCGGTTTGCCGTAAAATTTGGCAAAACTGGCGAGGCCACTTAGGTCCGAGGGTCCAATATTCCGAGTAGCCTTTATTTCGAGAGCTATGGTGCTGTTCGGATGTTCGATGATTAGGTCAACCTCTGCACCATGCTCGGTCCTATAGCTAGAAAGTCGCATGCCCATAAGATCCTTCGCTGCGATGCTATGAATGCACTGCGTGACAACCAAAGTTTCAAAAAGTTGACCTTTGCGATCATCACTGACCGTGAAATTCCCGAGTAAGCCGTTTAATACTCCCGTATCGAAGAAAAAATACCGGGGGTGTTGCACGAGTCGAGTCCGTGTCGACTTTGCGAAGGCATTGATTCGGTGCACAATCAACGTATCGTCAAGGATGTCAAAATAGCGGCGCGCGGTCTGATGATTGATCTGTGCCTGTGAGGCCAGTTTTTGAATGTCGAGAAATTGGTTGGACGTGACGGCTGCGAACTTTAAAAATCTGGCAAAGCCTTCGATGTTTCTCGTTAAGGCCTCGGCTTGGATCTCTTCTTTTAAATACGTGGCAGCATAGGACAAAAGAGTCTTCATCTTGTCTTTGCTGCTTGGCTCCGTGTAAATTCCCGGTAGCGACCCAAAGGCCATGAGCGCATGCTCGTCAGCGACATAGTCCAGCTCGGCAGAGACTAAAGGACCAAGCGTGAACGTGTGGATTCGCCCCGGCAGCAAATTGGCCTGACCCCGCCTGAGTTTGCGAGCGCTTGATCCAGTTAGGATGAAACGCAGCCCACGTCCTTCGTCCAAAATTTTCTGAATGGTGTTAAGAAGACTAGGTAAGCGTTGGATCTCATCAATAAAGACCTCTTGCTTACCAACCCTAGCACCCAAGACCTTTTCGAGGCGTCTGGGATCAGCGGCAAAGTCCAGGTAAGTGCCTTCGTCGGCCAAATTAATCTGCATCGCAGCAGGGAAGATCGCCTTGAGTAGTGTGGACTTGCCAGTCTGACGCGGCCCGAGAAGGAGCATGCTTTTGGATGTGGTTGTGAGCTCGTTGCTAAGGCATCTAGCGACAAAAGACATCATAATTCTCAATGGTTATTGTGTAAAAATACCTAGTGTTGATAATACGCGGTATTATCAACGCATGTCAAGTCCGCCCCTGACATGAATACGCCGCCATACAGATGTCAGCCTCGTATTTAGTAGCGCCATCCTCTGTAGTTAAACACCATCGCTCTCACTGACATCTGCATGTCTTTGGCATTTTGCAATGTAATCCTTCATCTTCGGCTCCTCAGGACGGAGGAGCTAACGAATGGATTTACTGGATCCCAAAAACGATGCGGTTTTTAAATACATGCTGGCGGGTGATGATACTGAAGATCTGCGTATTAGTTTACTCACTGCGATCTTAAGACCAGAGTCACCGATCGTAACAGCGACGGTAAAAAACCCGCATCTGCCCAAGAAACACATACGGGACAAAGATACCGTGCTCGATATCCTGATGGAGCTCAGCGACGGTAGACTTGTCGACTTAGAGATGCAGATGGCATGGAGGTCATATATCCCGGAGCGAGCCTATTACTACGGCAGTCGCGTGATCAACGCGCAGCTAAGTCGTGGTCAGCGATACCAAAGCCTGAAACCCGTATCTACCATCTTTCTCCTCAATGCCATTGGTTTCCCAGAGGCACCGGCTGATCATGGTCACTACGTTTTCAGCATGAAGGAGCAGTCTAACCTGGCTCAGCTGCCACCCCTATTTACCATGCACTTTGTCGAGATTCCCAAAATCATCCGCAACTTGCCAGCCGTCCTTCACTCGCAGGAAGACTTGGCTTTGGCACTTTGGTGCCAGTTTTTGTATAGTCCTCATCAATTAGGACTTGCGGGACTCGACGAGGTGATAGCCACCATGCCAGCACTGAAGAAAGCCAAAAAGAAGCTAGAAGAAATCTCCGCCGACGAGGAGAAGCGTGAGATAGCCCGCATGCGCGAGCGCGGTCGTCGCGACTACGAGAGTGATCTCGAGTACGCACTGACACGCGGTAGAGCTGAGGGTATAGCAGAAGGTGAAGCAAGAGGCAGAGCAGAGGGTATAGCAGAGGGTATAGCAGAGGGCGAACGAAACGCAAAGATTACACTGCTTCATGGGCTACTCGGCAATGTTGCTACATCGGGATTATCAAGTAAGGAGCTTGCGACTCTTTGCGGACTGAGTGTGGACGAGGTTGATAAGCTGCGCGCTACAGGGCACTAGGCGTAGTTCAGTTTACATAGATGACTGGTGCACATGGCAAGGTTAATTTAGAGCGTCAAGACTTGCGGAAAGTTCGTGCCGTAACTTTACAATGTACAGTAAAACTACTCACGGACCCATCAAGCAAAACCCGCATAATTCCGATCAGCCTGTATGTGCTAGACAATTTTTCTGCCTCCATCACTCCTTATAGGAAGGGTCTAAGCTATGAAAAAGCATTGGATTCTTCCGTCCGTAGCGATTGTCAGTGTTGCCGCCCAGCTGGTAGCGTGTGGCATGCGTGATGCTGAAGACCTAAAGAAAATCGTCCAAAGCTACGGCAACGGCAGTGGCTCCGAGAGTTCGCAAACGACAGCTGTCCAGGGGGCTTCTACAACCGATGGACAAAAGCCCGATCCAGCGTCTCAAACGACCACGGCACAGACTAGTCAACCGCCTGCGGCGAAACCTGTAGACCCTACGACTCAATCGGGCTCAGGCACGCAAGTGGCACAACAAACCACGACAGAGCTCATGAATAGGCAGCACGTTAGTAAATGCCTTAAGTCCTGGAACGGCAAAGCCCCATTTACTGAGCAATCACAGTTCCGCACCCTCGTGCCTGGTGTGATGGTATTTGGGATCGGCACGGCCATCGATGACACACAGAAAACGGTGGCGCCCGAACTCATCCTGATCCCGGCCGGAGTTAACGTGCTCGGAACAGCCAAGTACCGCTTGCTCAATCCCAATGGCTGGTACTGCCTAGCGGCCACCGTCAACGTTTTAGGTAACCTCAGTATCGACGCCGATGCCAAAGCGCAAATCGCCGATAGTTCGATCGACGTGATGGTTGCGGGTAAACAAAACGTTAATGCAACCGGTTATGTGACCGTGAGTGTGGGTGGCAGTATCACACTTAAAATCGTCAATTAGGTGAAGTGAGCCCTAGTCGCCCTTAAACGGTATGTAAATACTACCCAAGGCTCCGTCTAGTTCAGGCTTCTCGGATGGCAGTATAAATGCACACCTTAGGCCGCTCAGTCCACTTGACCAACTTTGTTTGGCGAGTTGGTCGGTGAGCTTGCGGCATCGCTGCTTCATGTCATTAAGAGCGACCTCACCTGGAACTTTGAGGCGTACCATAATTCCCGCGCCATCGGTCACCAGCATCGAGGCGGCATAGACGACCGATTCACCGTTTAGAGTCTTGGCCATGAAGCTTACAAATTCAGGTTGCTTCATGATTTGATCACGGGCTGTGTTGACTTGGGTTGTAAGCTCAAGGCTCAGGTTCTTGCCGACTTCTAGGAGCTTAGCAGCTAGGTCGTACTCAATGTAGGCAGCCTCTTTATGGCCTTTCTCTAGATCCTTATTAGCCTGCTGAATCCACGCCACGGGATCTTTGTCCGCATGCGTCCACTGCTGGGCGTAAAACGATCCTAAATACCATTTGTCGCCGACGGGTACGATGGTGGCGAAGGCTCGCCCGATTTCCCTCTGTCCCATGATCTGGAGCCAGATGCCAAATTGCAGGGAGTAGCCGTAGTGCGGGTATACCGTTGCTTCGTCGCTGTCGCAGAGTTGGCCTTTGGGCGTGCCATCGACGGTATTGATGGCCCATAGACGATAGACTGATACGTCCAAGGGACCGCCGAGAGTGGCGTCAATCTTGGTCAGCATTTCCTTAACCGCGAAGAGGCTCGTGTTGAGGCGGGGGTGAAAGAGTGGCTGCATCACCATGGCGTCCTTGGTGCGAACGCCTTTGATGAGGTCAGCGATAAAGGCATCAAAGCCGGGGGCTAAGCCGGTTTGACCACGGGTGCTAATCCTAACCTGTTTACACGCAGGTTTGTTGATTTGATCCTTGAAGAGTTGCCCCCGCAAGGCCTCGTCGCCGGGCATGGCGTCGGCAGCTAGAAGAGTTGGCGCCATGAATGCTAGATGACACGTGAAGGTGAGGCCCAGCATGGCCGCCAACCGAGCCATCAAAAAGGCGGCAGCCTCACTTCTTAGCGACGCAGCTGCCGCAGCCTTTTTTGTCAAAGCTCTCCAAGTCCCAAGACCCGAATTCCTCATTGATGACCTCAAGCGCGTCGGTAAGAAAATCGTACTCGCAGGTAAACAGCTCTTTCATCAGCTTCTTTTCGAGACAATAGGCATTATAGCTGAAGCTGTCTCTTTCGGGGTCGTAGATTTCACTAATCCCGGCTTGGCGGTCGCGAAAGACGAGGACGGAGTGATCATAATTTTCTTCGGTCAACTTTTGCATAACTACTGTCCTCTAACCTGAGTTGAGTCGCTAGTGCTTAGGACGATCTACCTAGCAGCCAATGAGCAAACTGCTGTAGATCGCCGTTTGGCGTTACAATCCCTACTAGCTCGGCCATCGCAGCCGCGGACACCAATGCCGCAGCGTCGCGCGCTGCATTGGGTGGCATCATAGCCAAGTAGGTGAGCTTGCCCGACTCCTTGTCTTTACCAGCCGACTTGCCAGTGGTCGCGGCTTCGTCTAGGAGATCATCGGTGATTTGGAAGGCTAGGCCTAAACCCTCACCAAAACGACGCAGACGTTCCACCGAAGGCATCGGTGCTTCAACGGCTAGAGCGCCAAGGGCGGCAGCACAGCCTAGGAGTCGTCCCGTCTTGAGTTCGTGGATGCGGTCCAGATCCGCGCGCGATGCGCCCTGACGTGCCGTCCAGTATAGGTCCAAGCTCTGCCCCAGGACCATGCCACGGCCACCTGCCGCATGGGCCAGTTCCTTCACCATGGCAGCAGTGCTCAGTTGTGGATGGGCTGCGATCAACCCAAAGGCGTCGGTGAGCAATGAGTCACCCGCCAGTAGCGCTTGTGCCTCGCCGAAGACTTTGTGCGTTGTCGGTTTGCCGCGACGTAAGTCGTCGTTATCCATGCACGGCAAGTCGTCATGCACCAGACTGTAAGTATGCACGAATTCAACCGCGAGCGCCGCCGGGAGGGCCCGTTCCGGATCGCCACCGAGTGCTTTGGCAGTCATAAGACAGAGTGCGGGACGGACTCGTTTACCTCCAGCTAGCAGCGCATACTTGATCGCTGCGGTCACTGGGTCAGTACCGGCATAATGACGCTCAATGTGTGATGCCAGAGCGTCGTTAAAGAGGGATTGCCAATGTTGCAGCTGCGATTCAAAGGCGCTCATGGTTGTACCTCTCAATTGCTCCACTCGGTAACGGCAGGGTGCCGTTGATCAGTCGACGCATCACTTCAGGATAGAGCTTGCATTCAGCCGCAAACACACGGTCAGCCAAACTGTGCGTATCATCACTAGGCAGCACGGGAACGACGGCTTGAGCAATAATCGCGCCTTCGTCATAGTGATCGTTAACAAAATGCACCGTAGCACCACTCACGTCGCGTCCAGCGGCTAGGACTGCTGCGTGAACACGGTCACCATACATGCCCTTACCACCAAACTCAGGTAGCAGCGCTGGGTGAATGTTGATCAAGCGGTGCTGCCAAGGTTTGAGTACGGGAAAGCGCTTTATAAAGCCTGCCAGCACGATCCAATCGATATTCTGTGATAGCAGCCACTCTTCCAGTGCATGCGCCGTCACATCGGCATCTTTGACAAAGTCACCGACAAATACAGGTATGCCATGCTCTCGCGCGATACTGACGCCGCGACAGTTGGGTGTGGACGCAATCACAGCTGCGACCTGAAATTCCGAAACACTCTGGGACCTGGCGATAAAGTTGGCGAGACTCCTGCCACCACCTGACACGGCAATGGCCAGCTTTGCTGGTAGCATGCTGTCTTTGCTCTGATGAGTCATGGAGCTAC
This genomic stretch from Deltaproteobacteria bacterium harbors:
- a CDS encoding phosphoribosylglycinamide formyltransferase — encoded protein: MTHQSKDSMLPAKLAIAVSGGGRSLANFIARSQSVSEFQVAAVIASTPNCRGVSIAREHGIPVFVGDFVKDADVTAHALEEWLLSQNIDWIVLAGFIKRFPVLKPWQHRLINIHPALLPEFGGKGMYGDRVHAAVLAAGRDVSGATVHFVNDHYDEGAIIAQAVVPVLPSDDTHSLADRVFAAECKLYPEVMRRLINGTLPLPSGAIERYNHERL
- a CDS encoding polyprenyl synthetase family protein, which encodes MSAFESQLQHWQSLFNDALASHIERHYAGTDPVTAAIKYALLAGGKRVRPALCLMTAKALGGDPERALPAALAVEFVHTYSLVHDDLPCMDNDDLRRGKPTTHKVFGEAQALLAGDSLLTDAFGLIAAHPQLSTAAMVKELAHAAGGRGMVLGQSLDLYWTARQGASRADLDRIHELKTGRLLGCAAALGALAVEAPMPSVERLRRFGEGLGLAFQITDDLLDEAATTGKSAGKDKESGKLTYLAMMPPNAARDAAALVSAAAMAELVGIVTPNGDLQQFAHWLLGRSS
- a CDS encoding ATP-binding protein, yielding MMSFVARCLSNELTTTSKSMLLLGPRQTGKSTLLKAIFPAAMQINLADEGTYLDFAADPRRLEKVLGARVGKQEVFIDEIQRLPSLLNTIQKILDEGRGLRFILTGSSARKLRRGQANLLPGRIHTFTLGPLVSAELDYVADEHALMAFGSLPGIYTEPSSKDKMKTLLSYAATYLKEEIQAEALTRNIEGFARFLKFAAVTSNQFLDIQKLASQAQINHQTARRYFDILDDTLIVHRINAFAKSTRTRLVQHPRYFFFDTGVLNGLLGNFTVSDDRKGQLFETLVVTQCIHSIAAKDLMGMRLSSYRTEHGAEVDLIIEHPNSTIALEIKATRNIGPSDLSGLASFAKFYGKPHRSIIAYQGAEKLQIGNVEVWPWQQALQEIAL
- a CDS encoding Rpn family recombination-promoting nuclease/putative transposase, coding for MDLLDPKNDAVFKYMLAGDDTEDLRISLLTAILRPESPIVTATVKNPHLPKKHIRDKDTVLDILMELSDGRLVDLEMQMAWRSYIPERAYYYGSRVINAQLSRGQRYQSLKPVSTIFLLNAIGFPEAPADHGHYVFSMKEQSNLAQLPPLFTMHFVEIPKIIRNLPAVLHSQEDLALALWCQFLYSPHQLGLAGLDEVIATMPALKKAKKKLEEISADEEKREIARMRERGRRDYESDLEYALTRGRAEGIAEGEARGRAEGIAEGIAEGERNAKITLLHGLLGNVATSGLSSKELATLCGLSVDEVDKLRATGH
- a CDS encoding SDR family oxidoreductase, whose product is MLSEPFIEKIFATNLTSTFELSRLAQLYLKQSKQSSMVHISSVAGLSALQTGKPYDMTKAAMIQMTKNISTDWARDSIRVNCVAPWFIETPLTETVLSSEIDHQKNITRTPLRRVGTPEEVASVVAFLCLPAASYITGQTLAVDERFTVNGFENHWW